The Daucus carota subsp. sativus chromosome 7, DH1 v3.0, whole genome shotgun sequence genome window below encodes:
- the LOC108193825 gene encoding embryo-specific protein ATS3B, producing MEMKHLLFSSVLLLNLISLLSFSQARSSIVPLPQPALSSFKINTTSKNDRSCSYTVRITTSCSSPVYTRDQISLSFGDAYGNQVYAPRLDDPSTRTFERCSADTFTVYGPCTYPICYLYLYRRGYDGWMPEYVRVYGSSTVTFYYKTYIPSDLWYGFNYCNGVTSSATPAVSVQ from the exons ATGGAGATGAAACACTTGCTTTTCTCTTCTGTTCTCCTCCTCAACTTAATTTCCCTCCTAAGCTTCTCTCAAGCGAGATCTTCAATTGTTCCTCTGCCTCAGCCTGCTCTCTCCTCCTTCAAAATCAACACCACTTCCAAG aacGACAGAAGCTGCTCGTACACGGTGAGAATAACAACCAGCTGCTCATCTCCCGTATACACTAGAGATCAAATCAGTCTATCCTTTGGCGATGCCTATGGCAATCAG GTTTATGCACCGAGATTAGATGATCCGTCAACCAGAACATTCGAGAGATGCTCAGCGGATACGTTTACGGTGTACGGCCCCTGCACATATCCGATAtgttatttgtatttgtataggAGAGGGTATGATGGATGGATGCCGGAGTATGTTCGAGTGTACGGCTCCTCTACGGTGACCTTTTATTACAAGACCTACATTCCATCTGATCTCTGGTATGGCTTTAATTACTGTAATGGTGTCACCTCCTCAGCAACCCCTGCTGTTTCTGTCCAGTGA